The Apostichopus japonicus isolate 1M-3 chromosome 14, ASM3797524v1, whole genome shotgun sequence region ttcgaaaaaaaaaattaaattcattttctttttaatttgaaCACTTAAATTTGAGGCCATATGCTGTGTGATTGATCATGACCTTAATCTGTTTTGGCATGTTTTTGTATATTCAGGGGCAGATTTCCGACGGAATGATGGCATATACTCTTTTGATTTGACAAACTCGAATAACACGTGGATATATGTGCTGAAGATAATAGTGACACACCCAACGCACGCACGCGTTGAACGTACAGCTGGTTTGCCGTTCTTTGCTGAAGACTTGTTGAACGGTAATTTTTCTGGTGAGGAATTAAACTTCTTACGAGTCGAAGAATAAAAgattagtttagtttaaacCCAAGGCCGCAGGAAGTAGCTTacttgagaccctatccgtgttagatcatggatgaacaccggcttctttcaagccttcactttttgatagtgttcagaggataacgaggcaggggtgtgtatTCGCcccccattcctgctcccgggacctaCGGACGAGAGTGTCTGCCCCAGTATCATACCACTTTCTGAAATACTGAGGTTggcaaaggcaccccattcGACATCACTACAGTGCAGCCATAACAAAaaagttgtttcgaaaccaaGTTAAGAACAGAAACAAATCCCTtttccagtggcggagctaggggtattggtcaaggggcgAAATGGTCTGTTGGGGCGCttccgacactatctaagcggagagccaccacaggttggcgcggagcgtgcacaaattttttgagtaaaaatactccctagatcgccggaaatgaccctttccgagcCTTGCTAATTGgaagataaatgaagaataaatagttatcatcgccatttgtgataACTCGGAAGTTATTTGGGTGTTGCAAGTACATtcgcttcatcacaatccctgcGGTATCTTTGTGGTTGCTCATGTTTTCGTAGCCCTGACACAATGCCTGTTGTGCCTATTAGGTATTTTGGACCTGTAAATGCCAACAATACCACATCTTGTCAGAAAATTATAcaccaaaaaaatgtgacaaatgtcaataggtagatgagagcgcaataaaaaagtcaataatcgcgaataagtaaaaagtggtaaaaagctgaaaagggcgccagcagtccatttcaGTCCGTCAGGAGGaggcatccacccccccccccctgactgtatggacgctccgccactgcccttttCCTAAGTTcagaaaccagaaataccaaatccacgaAAGACTCCGCACATCACCACTGCACTACAGCGATttttgaataggtcaagagaatGTGGTTCCTGGCGGAATTTTGATACTGGAACCTAAGGGTTGTGAGACGGACACTAACCGCTGAACCAAGCCTTTGCCCTTATACCCCCACGGTCAAGGTTAATTGTCTCAGAAAATTAAAGGTGGATATATTTTTCAAATAGTAAGTAGTAGGTGGTGAAAACTAGATCCTCATCTGCTGATAGCATTGCTAACATGTTATGTAGAGGCGATGCGTTGTCTTATCCCTCAAATGGCAACCCTGCTGATGAACGTGCtacaaataacaaaatgaacGCCATTTCATTGGTTTACCTAACATAGTTTACCTGCATGTTTATAGTTCCTTTGGGTATGATAGCCTGAttattaattatacttttaatttaatattatgaTGTGATTGGACTAACTCTCGAGTCTACGACTTTGATCATGACGTTACTGTGATTTGTCGTTCAGATTATAGCTTCTTCCTCCCGGGAATACCATCCGATGATCTTAAAGGAGATGAATTGGGTAACTTCTCTTTGGGTGCATCGGGAGGAGCTACCCGCGTAGATTCTGGCTTTGCCGCCAGGGATGACGTCATACCACCGAATCGGATAACCGACCTGGAAGTCGCTGCGGTAATAATTCCATGGTGACGTTGACGTTTACAGCGCCCGGTGATGATTTGGATTCTGGAAAATGCAAGTTTTCCCATTCTCTTGTACAGTATTATTGGGAGGAATGTTcgaataaaaaattcaaacgTATCAGTTTTAAGCAAAGGTTTTTTGTGGAGTTCTAGTCAAAGGCAGTTATTGAAATTTGAGCATGAGTGACCAGTCTTGGACTTCCTAACATATTTAGAGCGAACAGCCTACTGATGTTCAATCAGTTAACCAGGACAACGAAGgcgatgtggggggggggggggtaatcttGACTTCATTCTCGCAAAGTTCTCAAAGTTTCCGTAATTTGCTCTAATTTGCTCCTACTCTAAACAGAAATCACAGTAGATATTAAATATTTAGGGtttcatttgcataaatattCAATAATAGCATTTAACTGCTCACCTATGTCATTTTATTAtccccccccgcccctcatCCCCACCAGAGACACTACAGTAACAATTGCAATAATCGATATGAAACGTATGAAGTATGCCTGCTTCGCGAATATAGTGCAATAACTAATCAGCAAGCCTTGATTCTAATATGAAAAGTAGGGCCATGCTTATGATACTCCAAAATGCTCCGGGACTACCCTAATTGTATGTGACCATTACCAAAAACCAACAGACCTTTCTGGGGCTTTAAACAATTAGATTATACTCAttaaacaaaatgcaaaatcGAACAGGTAACAATCTGCTGCCTAGAGTGAGAGAGAatattaaaaactttaaaagcCCGGACCCCCTCCATGGAGTAAGtcagtaaccccccccccccccatatccaGTATTGCAAGGAATCACAGAGTCAACTGGCGTTCTGGTTCTTTGCTATTTCTAACGCCCAGACGGATATACCTCCATTAAGACTTACTGTGTGAAAACTGTTTTTCGCTATTTAATAGCAATAAAAATGATTCGATTCAAGTtgcacccgccccccccccccccccatcaagaAAAGGAATTTTGAGGGACTTTCCCTCGCGTGAACATTACCAGAAGTGGTATGTTGAAGGGTCTTGCAAAGTCTCCTTGAGGTCTATGATTAAATGCTTTACCggtattttcaataatgatatcataaactGACGCATGATGAACTTCAAGCAAGATAAATTTTTTAAGTGTTTACCAGGTTTTATGACTTTCACCTATTTTCACCCCCGATAAGACAACCTGTTTTACTCCCACTCTCGCAGGTAATCATATTTGTAGCAGTGACCTTAAACTTTAAGTTAACTAAGATTCACTTATGCCAATGTTTGGGTATCAAGAAGGGAATAGTTCCCTTGACTTATTACAAAACActcaaatttgttttaaagtaaacaacaactATAATTTCTTATGGAAAATTGCCCAATTTACATatagaaagaaaggaattgatgTTAAATTACAATGAATACTGTCAAAGTATTTccaaagaggaggggggggggagactttAGATGTTAACAAAACAGAGATTTGGTACTGATTCTACAGACATTCTATTAGCAGTAAGCTATGCACATGTTATCACATACTGGATAAGTCAAATACATTCATAATAATGCAAGAGAAAAAACAAGGCTTTTTTTCCTAAGTTGATGTTTAAGTTCCAACTCATATGCTCGAAACTATATGTTGTAAACTCTAAATGGTCTCAGGCGACTATAGAAACGTCAAGCACttgtttataataaaataatattcaaGGAGTTATATGTTACGCAAACTACGATGGCAGTTGGgttaaaatataacattatattgCAATTTTCTGTTAACAGACTGAATGACGTAGACCAGTGAATGTTCATATAAAAATCCAAATTTATATGGTATAAAGTCTTCCTATTCATTGACTTTTATCAGATTTTCAGgccaggaatttttttttttttgggggggggggaataactCTTGATTTCTGATCCCGAGGTGGGGCATGCAGATTTGTTTGAATTCCAAAGAATAAAAAACTCTTGGAATCGTGCGAACAAATAACGACGATGAAATTATTGAGTCATTTTAAACTACTTCTGAAACGGTTAGCTGTATGTTATTAGTCACTTACTGCTGAAGTTTAGTTTTTAAAATACTACTTGgccaaaatgttaccaaaggTACTGAGTATTGGTCTAATTTAAGATTTCAAAGTCAAATAGCTTGTATATATAAAAGCTTCCAGATCATTCTTGCATTCAGTTTAAAGATTCTAAGAAACTGATGACCTCTAGATTATCACTGTTGTGACAGAAATACCACTTTCAATCCAAAGAAATGAATGTTTCAATCGTCATTATAACACAACAATAATTTAATAAGATGATTGCATTACTGTGAtctggaaaaaaagaaaataatcagATTCTAACTTAAATTGTGTTACAGATACTTTTGGACTTAAACTTATGAATAATTATAAGTTTGTTTTTGATAAATGCAATTGTTTTAAGGTGGACTAATCACACACCTCCTACCTGTCAATAATACTCTTGCTTAAATTTACAGATTATTTATGGGACCTAGAGTTTAATTGCTGATATAAAGTGTAATGACTCTTATTTTCAGCAAGACAAAAGTATACAGTACGTTGATGTTTACTTTATATAAGAATGAACCTAACTTGATAGACTCAACTTGTTTCCGCTTACATAAATTATTTTacactttttcttcttttgtattGACGGATATGTTATAAAGTAACGCAGttattgtaattaacatatatgtaaaataactgaatatacatatacataaatgcTTCAATTTTTATTGCAGATATTAGAAACagaatttaatatttaactttttttattttattctctaTGATCAGGGGTTGAAAGGCTGGGTTTTCTTCATCTGCTCATTATCTGAAATGAAGagagaaccagaatgcaaaaatgcattgtggttttgatcactggcggatccagggcctttgtttgggaggggccaaagtggcattagagtgatatgggggaggggtctaacccccccccccctgtagtGCCAagaccaggcgcggcggaacggaaaaattattgggggggggctaatgtgtggagactatctaaaaggagcgccaccatcggttggcgcggagcgtccaagaaaatgttggtttttttcaaacccccagatggccggaaacggcacttcccgagtgttttatgctgcgaatacctaaccctaaaatatgggtctcaatcctgcaatttctcagattgcacgtaaaagtctgtaaaaacattgtaatttgtatattcgatggtgttttaagagagtagctattactcgtagtgtactcgcaagacgtttttgagtgtagtaagggcagtggcggggttaggggtattggtcaggggggcaagaatggtctgtaggggcgctttcgacactatctaagcggagcaccaccacaggttggcgcggagtgtacaaaatatttttgagtaaagatactccctagattgcaggaaatgactctttccgggccttgctaatttgcagataaacggagaataaataggtgtcgtcgccattttgtcggaaaattacaccaacagaatatgacaaatgtcaatatgacagcgcaataaaatagtcaataatcgcgaataagtaaaaaggagtgaaaagctgaaaagggcgccagcagtccatttgagtccgtcaggggggggggggggggcatccgcccctgatatatatggacgctccgccactaagtaaggggatgttggagaactggatgaaatgaggcaagtcattggcctaagacgaagttgtgttacgcttaccggtactcacactcactgcttccacacacggggcgtgaagacgcggttggggtgacaatgtggtctatagccaggggacggtcccccagcaattactaaaattattacacctatatagtatacgtgtgcatcggacacaTCGAcgagtatgcattgaaaaatgggcagatgcacgtttcggagccttggtaaatattggggggcttatcatgcatttgaccccctcaactttttcattgggggggggggctgagccccccaagcccccccccccggttccgccgccactgacatGGGCTTGTAGTCGATTATCGTGCTGAAAGGGATAACATGGTTCAAATTTGTGAATTCATGTGGGCTGATAGGTGCTATTTCTCGCTATTTTGAGTTCCAAATGATTACCAATTTGCTAGCATTTCTCTCTAACATATTCCTATAATGATTGCGGGTATGGGGAAATTTCACCATCTTCCTCAATTGTTATGAGTAATATGATGATTTTTGTTATGGATGACTCGCCGGACAAGGGCTCGAATCTATGACAAGGCCCGGCAAGTGTGCAAACCACATCGCAATGTATTTCGCGATTCTTAACCAGGTACACAGAACAAGGCGGTGCTTTTAATGACGTGACCTAAGGGTGAAGGTGGTGGTCACTGTGCAAATGGCATTTGACATACCCACCCCTCGTTTTTCGCTAGTCCATTCACTTATATATGCTGAACGCTCAGCAAGGTGGTATCAGCTATACTACTTCCAGAGTCTTTGGTGTGATTCAACCAGGATTCGATAAGCCGAAAAGCGGGTGCTCAACCACTTGAGCTAATCTCTCGATATATGATCTGGAATAAGATTTTCCAGAATTCCGAGGGGGCAGTCAGGGTCTATTGAACTCTCTCGTAGTGGTTGCGGCTATCAGACCATTCATGCCAGTGTAAATTCATTTGAATATTCGCTTTCGGTGAGCACGAATGCTATGGTGATTGCTCCATCTGTTCCCACGTTTCAGCGCCTGGCACTGCCAGTCTCGAGAGGAACACAGGTCATGACTGTTTTGCGGGTTTTCTCTGTTTAAAGCTTTTTTTGCTCGTTGGCACACTGCATTCGAGATTCAA contains the following coding sequences:
- the LOC139979698 gene encoding calcium-activated chloride channel regulator 1-like; its protein translation is MQFQALSREETDHSDSRKHIAIFAELSQSDQPILGANVTVKVTRSTKHEEIMNLHLFDDGSGADFRRNDGIYSFDLTNSNNTWIYVLKIIVTHPTHARVERTAGLPFFAEDLLNGNFSDYSFFLPGIPSDDLKGDELGNFSLGASGGATRVDSGFAARDDVIPPNRITDLEVAAVIIPW